DNA sequence from the Paenibacillus physcomitrellae genome:
ATTCATCGACGATCAGGACTTCGCCTTCGGATACTACGTAGTCCACATCGAGACGCATGATCGCATTCGCTTTCAGCGCCTGCACGATATGGTGGTTAAGCGTAACGTTAGCGTGGTCGTACAGGTTCGAGATGCCGAAGGCTCTTTCCGCTTTCGCCACACCCGCTTCTGTCAGGGCTACCGATTTCACTTTAATATCTACGGTATAATCTTCCTCTTTAACGAGACGTTTCACGAAGCGATCCGCCGCATAATACAGCTCGGCCGATTTCTGAGCCTGACCGGAAATGATCAGCGGTGTACGCGCTTCGTCAATGAGGATGGAGTCCACTTCGTCAATAATACAAAAATACAGCGGACGCTGCACCATCTGTTCTTTATAAAGCACCATATTGTCACGAAGATAGTCGAAACCAAATTCGTTATTTGTTCCGTAAGTAATATCGCATGCGTAAGCTGCCTGCTTATCCGCATGTTCCATGCCGTTCAGGTTAACGCCGACCGTCATGCCAAGGAAATTGTAAATCTGGCCCATTTCCGCGCTGTCGCGCTGCGCCAGGTAATCGTTGACCGTAACGACGTGAACGCCTTTGCCGAGGAGGGCATTCAAATAGACCGGCAGGGTACCTACCAGCGTCTTACCTTCACCCGTCTTCATTTCGGCGATTCTGCCTTCGTGCAGTGCCATACCGCCGATCATCTGCACATCGTAATGACGTTTGCCAAGCACACGTTTGGAGGCTTCACGAACCGTTGCAAAAGCTTCCGGCAGCAGGTCGTCCAGCGTTTCTCCCTTGTCAAGGCGCTCACGGAATTCCACAGTCTTCGCTTGCAGCTGCTCATCCGTAAGCTCTACGAATTTCGGTTCTAATGTATTAATAAAGTCCACTGTCTTTGAAAGACGTTTGACATCACGTTCATTCATGTCGCCAAAAATCTTCTTTACAAGTCCTAGCATGGTTTTCCCCTTTCACGCAAAACAGGTCGTTTGCCTAAATTGTAACAGTTTGTAAGACAGGCCGCAACACGGGTGTTGATGCCAATTCCTCATTCTTCCTATATATACGAGTAAAGAGCCTTATTCGGGTGCGAACAAGGCTCCATTTTCAACAATTTTGCTAAAAAAGATTCATATTATATTCACATATCCAAATCATCGATCATTTTCAAATTAGTCCTGGGCAATTAATCCGTATCTGCCGTCGTTTCGTTTGTACACCACGTTGACATTTCTCGAATCAATGTTGGAGAAGACGAAGAAACTGTGTCCGAGCAGATCCATCTGCAGAATAGCTTCTTCCACGTCCATCGGCTTCAGTGTAAACCGTTTCGTCCGGACAACCTCAAGACCGTTGTACTCCTCACCATCACTCTCCAAATCGGCGAGCATAGGAGCATCCACCGGTTCCTCGACCACCAGGCCTTTAATGCCTTCCTGACGTCTGCGGTTCACCTTCGTTTTGTATTTGCGTATCTGACGTTCCAGCTTGTCCACGACGGCATCAATGGAGCCATACATATCATCGCTCTTGTGTTCCGCCCGAAGCAGCATGCCCGGGAGCGGGATTGTAACCTCAACCGTGTGTACGCCTTTCGCAACGCTCAGCGTAGCTGTTCCATCAGAAGTGGGGGGTGCATCAAAGTATTTCTCTAGCCGGGTTAACTTCTTGCTCACGTAATCACGCAAAGCATCAGTCACTTCAATCTGTTGACCTCGAACACTTATATTTAGCATAAAGCACTCCTCCTTTGCCTCTTTATTATACCACACTGTTAAGGCAGTGTAAAAACTTTGCCGAGGATTTGGAAAGCGCTTAACACAGCGCAAATATAAGGAATTCAGCGAGCAGATCAGCGGGCAAGCCTGAGGTTGAAAGCGGCTAATTTAGAGGGGGCTCCAAAGGGGTTCAGAGGGGACTCAGAGGGGGTTCAGAGGCAAAAAGAAAGACCCCATTTCTGGGGTCTGCTGCTATGCTAAGCGATTTCAATTGTTAACCATCAATACCGTATATGTAGGTCGGCCGGGCCGGGATGATTATAATTTGATAACGTTAGCCGCTTGCGGTCCGCGTGCTCCTTCGACGATGTCGAATTCTACATCTTGTCCTTCTTCGAGCGTTTTGAAGCCTTCTGATTGGATAGCGGAGAAGTGAACGAATACGTCTCCACCTTCGGAAGTTTCGATGAAGCCATAACCCTTCTCTGCATTAAACCATTTAACTTTACCTTGCATGCACTAACATTCCCTTCATTGTCAAATAAGTGAGTCAGTCCCACATTTCGAATATACCACCCGCCACCCCCTTCGTCAATCGGGGTAAAAACAGTTTAATTGTTGGGAAATGTAGAAAACTGTCTTTTTCCTTGTCTTTTCGAAGAAGACGGCTGTTTTTCTGACGTAAACAAAATGGAGCCTGTAGAAGTTATTACCCTTCTAATATTCATATGAAACCTAAAAAAATTATTTTCTCTTGTCCATTAAAATACTTTCATAGGCATAACCTGCTTCATAGATTCTTTGACGCGAAACCGCTTGACGTCTTTGTTGAAGCCAATCTCTGGCTTCTGCATACAGTTCCCTCATCCTCCCGCCAATTAGCTCGTCATGCTGAAGCAAAACCTTGATTCTCTCTTTCTGGTCTTCAGTCAGGTTACCCCCATCAAATTGCGTACGCATCATTTCAATGATTTGATCGCGTTGCTCCACAAAAGTCTGCATTTCCAAATAAGT
Encoded proteins:
- a CDS encoding cold shock domain-containing protein — encoded protein: MQGKVKWFNAEKGYGFIETSEGGDVFVHFSAIQSEGFKTLEEGQDVEFDIVEGARGPQAANVIKL
- the hpf gene encoding ribosome hibernation-promoting factor, HPF/YfiA family, producing the protein MLNISVRGQQIEVTDALRDYVSKKLTRLEKYFDAPPTSDGTATLSVAKGVHTVEVTIPLPGMLLRAEHKSDDMYGSIDAVVDKLERQIRKYKTKVNRRRQEGIKGLVVEEPVDAPMLADLESDGEEYNGLEVVRTKRFTLKPMDVEEAILQMDLLGHSFFVFSNIDSRNVNVVYKRNDGRYGLIAQD